The DNA segment CCCCGGCAAGGCCATTGGTCCCGGCGATCAGCGTCTGGACGCTGATCCGTCCCTGCCCGTCGAAGCTGCCAAACGCTTCCGAAAAGCTCGAGTTGATGTCCATCCGCGCCTGGGTGAGCCGGATTCGGCTGGCCGGGCAGCTCAGCCCCGCGGCGCTGATCGGTCCTTCAACACGCGGTCGGCGGGCCGTGACCCCGATCGCGACCAGCGCCTTGAATTCGTCGAGCGTGCAGGCACCGGGCGTCAGGCGAGGCGCCGAGGCGGCAAGCCGCCCCTTAAACCCGCCCGACAGGTTGCCGCGCCCTTCGACCGCGAAGCCGAGCCGGCCGTAGGGCGTCGCCAGCGCGACTGTCGCGTCGCGCAGGTCGACGGAAAGATCGGGAAGGGTGAAGGGCTTGCCCGATGGGGGCGGAAGCAGCCGGTCGATCTGTCCGAAGCTAACTTTGTCGCCCACCACCCGGCCGTTGAGCCGCACCCCGCGCGCGACGACCCGGTAGGGAACGACGCTGCCGTTGAGCTTGACCCGAAGCTGGATGATCGCCCGCTCCACAGTCAGGTCGGGGTTGGCCGGGTCGCCGATGACGAGGTCGCTGACCTGCTGGGTGCGAAAACCGACCCGGTCGAGCGAATAGGTGGCGGTTACGCCGCGCTTGGCCAGCTCGTCGCCGATAATGTCGTTGGCGATCGGCTTGCGCCAGATCCACAGCGCGGCAAGCGCGATCGCGGCGATGATCAGGACGGCGAAGAGGCCGAGCCGCGTGATCCGCCATACGCGATGCCAGCGGCCACGCGTCTTGACGACGACCGGCTCGATCAGCCTGCCTTCGTTCAGCGCCTCCGCGACCTCCCCGAGTGGACCGTCGTCTTTCCTCGAAACCATCCCCGCTCAAACCTCTCGGACAGCCGACCGTTCCGTCGCCGCAAAGATTACCGCGTTGCATGGCCAAAGCGCGTTGCCTAGCCTCCGTTCCGCTACGTCAATGCCATAACAGCGGGTATTTTTGGCCGACACCGCTGGCGGTTCGGGACACCGTGCCCGGCTCTGCCACAAGCTTTTCGGCAGCCGGGGCGGTCGAACCTGAAGGCGATGGGGCTGATTTAATGCCTGCCGTGTAGCCATTCGGGCAGCGGCAACGCCGCGGCCGAGGCGAGGTCGAGCCGCTGGCGAACGAGCGCCCAGCGATCGCCGTCGACCAGCACCTCGGGCGTGATCGGCCGGCTGTTATAGCCGCTCGACATGGCCGCCCCATAAGCGCCGGCGGTACGGAAAACGACCAACTCCCCCTCCCCAGCAAAGTCCATCTCGCGCGCCATGGCGAAGGTATCGCCGCTTTCGCAAACCGGGCCGACGACGTTGACGGTCATTCGCCCACCGCCCGGCCGGACCACTTCGATATGGTGATAAGCGTCGTAAAGCGCGGGGCGCATCAGATCGTTCATCGCCGCGTCGACGATCAGCCAAGGGTGATGCTCGCCCGGCTTAATCCGCACCACCCGAGTCAGCAGCACGCCGGCATTGCCGCTGATCAGCCGGCCGGGTTCGAACGCCAGCCGCAGCCCCCAGTTCGCGGTGACCCTCCCGACCATCGCGCCATAGTCGGCTGGGGTTGGCGGTTCGGGCTGGCCGGGCCCGTAGGGAACGCCGAGTCCGCCACCAAGATCGGCGAGGCGCAGGGCAAAGTCCTGGCGGCGAAGCTCATCGATCAACCCGCCCAGGGCACGAAACGCGGTTTCCAGCGGCTCCAGGCTGGTCAGCTGGCTGCCGATATGGACCGTCACCCCGGTCACGTCGATGTTGGGCAGGCCGCGCAACATGGCGAAAGCGTCCATCGCGTCGCCGATCGGCAAGCCGAACTTGTTGTCGGCGGTTCCGGTGGTGATCTTGGCGTGGGTCCCGGCCTCCACGTCGGGGTTGATGCGCAGCGCGACCGGCGCGGTCTTGCCGAGGTCGCGGGCAACCGCGGACAGGGTGACCGCCTCCTGGACCGATTCCAGGTTGAACTGCAGCAGCCCGCCCTCGAGCGCCTCGGCCATTTCCGACGCGGTCTTGCCGACGCCGGAAAAAAGGATGTCCCCCGGCGCCATTCCAGCGGCCCGGGCGGCGCGATATTCGCCGATCGAGACGATATCCGCGCCCAGCCCTTCGCGGGCAAGGATCGCAAGCACCGCCGGGTTGGGATTGGCCTTGACCGCATAGGCGACCAGCGGATCATCGAGGCTGGCAAGCGCCTCCTTCATCACCCTGGCATGGCGGGACAGCGTCGCCGCAGAATAGACGTATACCGGGGTCCCGACCTCCTCGGCGATGGCCTCCAGCGACACTTGTTCGCTGTGCAATTCCCCGTCGATGATGTCGAAATGATCCAAGCGTCCGTCCCTCGCAACCAACCGCGCTGCCCGCCAATGGT comes from the Sphingomonas xanthus genome and includes:
- the lysA gene encoding diaminopimelate decarboxylase, translated to MDHFDIIDGELHSEQVSLEAIAEEVGTPVYVYSAATLSRHARVMKEALASLDDPLVAYAVKANPNPAVLAILAREGLGADIVSIGEYRAARAAGMAPGDILFSGVGKTASEMAEALEGGLLQFNLESVQEAVTLSAVARDLGKTAPVALRINPDVEAGTHAKITTGTADNKFGLPIGDAMDAFAMLRGLPNIDVTGVTVHIGSQLTSLEPLETAFRALGGLIDELRRQDFALRLADLGGGLGVPYGPGQPEPPTPADYGAMVGRVTANWGLRLAFEPGRLISGNAGVLLTRVVRIKPGEHHPWLIVDAAMNDLMRPALYDAYHHIEVVRPGGGRMTVNVVGPVCESGDTFAMAREMDFAGEGELVVFRTAGAYGAAMSSGYNSRPITPEVLVDGDRWALVRQRLDLASAAALPLPEWLHGRH